Proteins from a single region of Campylobacter sputorum:
- the murJ gene encoding murein biosynthesis integral membrane protein MurJ translates to MLKHFFTNSFGILFSRILGFLRDMLTAAVLGASVWSDIFFIAFKLPNLFRRLFGEGAFTQAFLPNFVSTNKKGLFSIEILLKFLSFILLLSLTVMLFAPLFTKALAIGFDKNMIDLAVPLVKINFWYLSFIFLVTLFASMLQYKGHFATTAFSTALLNISMICALLLSYGNDQKTAAYYLSYGVVIGGFLQALTHIIALKHIKMLRILQGGFIKFKKGLRTKTDGFWKNFYHGIIGSSSAQIGAFIDTWFASFLATGSISYLYYANRIFQLPYSLFAVALTTAVFPKISRQIKVNSYENALNLMSKSFHFLLAFLLFSSIGGIMLSYEITWLLFQRGEFNSQNTKECAQVLSMFMIGLIAFGLAKLFSLWLYAKMQQKLAAKISIYSLLINLIFCLLLIKPLGAAGLALASSISAFYLLFMNIKIFSFNNFLAIISAKKILIIFALCVLEILILLVFKGFVDGYIR, encoded by the coding sequence ATGCTAAAACATTTTTTTACAAACAGCTTTGGTATACTATTTTCAAGAATTTTAGGCTTTTTAAGAGACATGCTAACAGCTGCGGTTTTAGGTGCTAGTGTATGGAGTGATATATTTTTTATAGCGTTTAAATTACCAAATCTTTTTAGAAGACTTTTTGGTGAAGGTGCATTTACGCAGGCTTTTTTACCAAATTTTGTATCAACAAATAAAAAAGGTCTTTTTAGCATAGAAATTTTACTTAAATTTCTATCTTTTATCCTACTTTTAAGTCTTACTGTTATGCTTTTTGCTCCACTTTTTACAAAGGCTTTAGCTATTGGTTTTGATAAAAATATGATAGACTTAGCAGTTCCGCTTGTAAAGATCAACTTCTGGTATCTTAGCTTTATTTTTTTAGTAACTCTTTTTGCTTCTATGCTCCAATACAAAGGGCATTTTGCAACAACTGCTTTTTCAACTGCACTTCTTAATATTTCTATGATTTGTGCACTATTGCTATCTTATGGAAATGATCAAAAAACTGCGGCATATTATCTAAGTTATGGCGTGGTTATTGGCGGATTTTTACAGGCGCTAACCCACATAATAGCACTTAAACACATAAAAATGCTGCGTATTTTACAAGGTGGTTTTATTAAATTTAAAAAAGGGCTTAGAACTAAAACTGATGGTTTTTGGAAAAATTTTTATCATGGAATTATAGGCTCATCTTCAGCACAAATTGGTGCTTTTATAGATACTTGGTTTGCTAGTTTTTTAGCAACTGGTAGCATTAGCTATTTGTATTATGCAAATAGAATTTTTCAACTCCCCTACTCTCTTTTTGCCGTAGCCTTAACAACAGCTGTTTTTCCAAAAATTAGCAGACAAATCAAAGTAAATTCATATGAAAATGCACTAAATTTAATGAGTAAATCATTTCATTTTTTACTTGCATTTTTACTTTTTTCTAGCATTGGTGGCATAATGCTTAGTTATGAAATTACTTGGCTGTTATTTCAAAGAGGCGAATTTAATTCACAAAATACCAAAGAATGTGCTCAAGTTCTTAGTATGTTTATGATTGGACTTATTGCCTTTGGGTTAGCAAAACTTTTTTCTTTATGGCTGTATGCAAAAATGCAACAAAAGTTAGCAGCAAAAATATCTATATACAGTCTTTTGATAAATTTGATTTTTTGCCTTTTACTGATAAAACCTCTTGGTGCTGCTGGACTTGCACTTGCTAGCTCTATTTCGGCGTTTTATCTGCTTTTTATGAATATTAAGATTTTTTCGTTTAATAATTTTTTGGCTATAATAAGTGCTAAGAAAATTTTAATAATTTTTGCACTTTGCGTGTTAGAAATATTGATATTATTAGTTTTTAAGGGTTTTGTAGATGGTTATATACGATAG
- the cysS gene encoding cysteine--tRNA ligase: protein MVIYDSVKKKKVEFKPIKNGEVRIYVCGPTVYDDAHLGHAKSSVSFDLLRRVFISLGYKVKFVKNFTDIDDKILKKMDESGKSLEEITSFYIQRYLDDMDKLNVLRADFEPKATQNLDEIISYIELLIKNNSAYILNDGVYFDTSKDKDYLSLSHKNDSEDNIARVISNENKKNEKDFVLWKFDEKWYESPFGKGRPGWHTECVAMIKKHLAYDDETLIDIHAGGMDLLFPHHENEAAQCRCAEHKNLAKYWMHNGFVQINNEKMSKSLGNSFFIKDALKIVCGEVLRFYLISTHYRANFNYNLQDLLASKKRLDKIYRLKKRVLDVKPSMVDEKFKTEILEALSDDLNSSLGLATLDMMVNSANEYLDKNPKDKNYKAIVLANLNFCSEILGILKVDTTKYFQFGVDDETKQNILNFITQRNEAKKEKNYQKADEIRDNLIDLGISIMDTPSGTIWEKL from the coding sequence ATGGTTATATACGATAGTGTCAAAAAGAAAAAAGTTGAATTTAAGCCAATCAAAAATGGTGAAGTTAGAATTTATGTGTGCGGTCCTACTGTTTATGATGACGCACATTTAGGACATGCAAAAAGTAGCGTTAGTTTTGATCTCTTAAGAAGAGTTTTCATATCACTTGGATATAAAGTTAAATTTGTAAAAAACTTCACAGACATTGATGATAAAATTTTAAAAAAGATGGATGAAAGTGGCAAAAGCTTAGAAGAAATAACATCTTTTTATATACAAAGATATCTTGATGATATGGATAAATTAAATGTATTAAGAGCCGATTTTGAGCCAAAAGCTACACAAAATTTAGATGAAATCATATCATATATAGAACTTTTGATAAAAAATAATTCAGCTTATATACTAAATGATGGCGTATATTTTGATACATCAAAAGATAAAGATTATCTATCTTTAAGCCATAAAAACGATAGCGAAGACAATATAGCAAGAGTTATCTCAAATGAAAATAAAAAAAATGAAAAAGACTTTGTACTATGGAAATTTGATGAAAAATGGTATGAAAGTCCTTTTGGCAAAGGAAGACCAGGATGGCATACAGAATGTGTTGCAATGATAAAAAAACACCTTGCTTATGATGATGAAACACTCATAGATATTCACGCAGGTGGTATGGATTTACTTTTCCCACACCATGAAAACGAAGCAGCACAGTGTAGATGTGCCGAGCATAAAAACTTGGCAAAATACTGGATGCATAACGGCTTTGTACAAATAAATAATGAAAAGATGAGTAAATCCCTTGGAAATAGTTTTTTTATAAAAGATGCATTAAAAATCGTATGCGGGGAAGTTTTGAGATTTTATTTAATAAGCACTCATTATAGAGCAAATTTTAACTATAATTTGCAAGATTTACTTGCAAGCAAAAAAAGGTTAGATAAAATTTACAGATTAAAAAAAAGAGTTTTAGATGTAAAGCCTAGTATGGTTGATGAGAAATTTAAAACAGAAATTTTAGAAGCACTAAGTGATGATTTAAACTCATCTCTTGGACTTGCAACACTTGATATGATGGTAAATTCGGCAAACGAATATCTAGATAAAAACCCAAAAGATAAAAACTATAAAGCGATAGTTTTAGCAAATTTGAACTTTTGTAGTGAAATTTTAGGTATTTTAAAAGTTGATACCACAAAGTATTTTCAATTTGGCGTGGATGATGAAACAAAACAAAATATCTTAAATTTCATAACACAGAGAAATGAAGCAAAAAAAGAAAAAAATTATCAAAAAGCAGATGAAATAAGAGATAATTTAATAGATTTAGGAATTTCCATTATGGATACACCAAGTGGAACTATTTGGGAAAAGCTATGA
- a CDS encoding ABC transporter ATP-binding protein, protein MNGIRDIFKRFLPYFKDYVPHFALAILGMIMAAAGSAISAYLVKPVLDKIFVEKNEDMLYILPYAIIAIYFIKSLGTYMQAYYTAYIGQDTVRRFREKLLGNLLKLDMEFFSQHRVGELVSRNINDIERIRSVVSSMIPEFIREVITIIGLLCVVLYQSLELSFFALIIMPLAVFPISKLAKKMRKISRSSQEKTSDISSCLNEIFTNIEIIKSKNAQDYELNRFSKENDKFFKLNLKSVKIGEIVSPIMETLGSIGISIVIIFGGKEVIDGNLSVGSFFSFLTALFMLYTPLKKISKLHNSMQDAIAASERTFELIDKHPNILSGKEEFPKDINTISFNNIYLKYQDKVVLNGVNLIVKKGELIAIVGKSGGGKTSIINLLMRFYDPIKGDILVNNQNIAEFDIKSLRKNIGFVSQRAYILNDTVAKNVCYGNDFDKQKVIDALKMANALEFVNNLENGIETILNEFGTNLSGGQRQRITIARALYDNPQILIFDEATSALDNESEKVITNIIRNLSNNKIIFVIAHRMSTVEDADKIAVVSNGKIVAFGNDEELSNSCEIYKNLKGTIITDKEN, encoded by the coding sequence ATGAATGGCATAAGGGATATTTTCAAAAGATTTTTACCATATTTTAAAGACTATGTGCCTCATTTTGCATTGGCAATTTTAGGTATGATTATGGCTGCGGCTGGTTCTGCGATTTCTGCGTATCTTGTAAAGCCTGTTTTAGATAAAATCTTTGTAGAAAAAAACGAAGATATGTTATACATTTTGCCTTATGCAATTATCGCAATTTATTTTATAAAAAGCCTTGGAACTTATATGCAAGCTTACTATACAGCATATATTGGGCAAGATACTGTTAGGAGATTTAGGGAAAAACTTCTTGGAAATTTACTTAAACTGGATATGGAATTTTTTAGCCAGCATAGAGTTGGAGAACTTGTAAGTAGAAATATAAACGATATTGAGCGAATAAGAAGCGTTGTATCTTCTATGATTCCTGAGTTTATAAGAGAAGTTATAACTATTATCGGGCTTTTGTGCGTTGTGCTTTATCAAAGCTTAGAATTGTCATTTTTTGCACTAATTATAATGCCTCTTGCGGTTTTTCCGATATCCAAACTTGCTAAAAAAATGAGGAAAATTTCAAGATCTTCTCAAGAAAAAACATCAGATATTAGCTCATGTTTAAACGAAATTTTTACAAATATAGAAATCATTAAATCAAAAAATGCTCAAGATTATGAATTAAATAGATTTTCAAAAGAAAATGATAAATTTTTCAAACTAAATTTAAAAAGCGTAAAAATAGGAGAGATTGTTAGCCCCATAATGGAAACTCTCGGCTCTATTGGAATTTCCATAGTTATAATATTTGGCGGAAAAGAAGTAATTGATGGAAATTTAAGCGTAGGAAGTTTTTTTTCCTTTCTAACAGCACTTTTTATGCTTTATACGCCTCTAAAAAAAATCTCAAAATTACACAATAGTATGCAAGATGCCATAGCAGCAAGCGAAAGAACTTTTGAATTAATAGACAAACATCCTAACATATTAAGTGGAAAAGAAGAATTTCCAAAAGACATAAACACAATATCTTTTAATAATATTTATTTAAAATATCAAGATAAAGTTGTATTAAATGGCGTAAATTTGATAGTAAAAAAAGGCGAACTCATAGCAATAGTTGGCAAAAGTGGTGGTGGAAAAACATCTATAATAAATTTACTTATGAGGTTTTATGACCCCATAAAAGGCGACATTTTAGTAAATAATCAAAACATAGCAGAATTTGACATAAAATCTCTTAGAAAAAATATAGGTTTTGTTTCGCAGCGTGCTTATATATTAAACGATACTGTTGCAAAAAATGTATGCTATGGAAACGATTTTGATAAACAAAAAGTTATAGATGCTCTAAAAATGGCAAATGCCCTTGAGTTTGTAAATAATTTAGAAAATGGAATAGAAACAATACTAAATGAATTTGGAACAAATTTAAGTGGCGGACAAAGACAAAGAATAACAATAGCAAGAGCACTTTATGATAATCCTCAAATTTTAATTTTTGATGAGGCAACAAGCGCATTAGACAATGAAAGCGAAAAAGTTATAACAAACATCATAAGAAATCTCTCAAATAATAAAATAATATTTGTTATAGCCCATAGAATGAGCACAGTAGAAGATGCAGATAAAATAGCAGTTGTAAGCAATGGCAAAATAGTAGCTTTTGGTAATGATGAGGAACTTTCAAATAGTTGTGAAATATATAAAAATTTAAAAGGAACCATTATAACGGATAAGGAAAATTAA
- a CDS encoding quinone-dependent dihydroorotate dehydrogenase, translated as MQYNTIKNIFFKFDPENAHHIAEIGLKTASKFPFALNILKKNFTYKNEILNQNIFGLNFPNPIGIAGGFDKNATMIKSLFALGYGHIEYGTLTPKPQSGNAKPRLFRLIEEESIQNAMGFNNDGSVVIKNRIEDIYPFEIPIFCNIGKNKITPNAEAVNDYINLVKIFSEISDAFVINISSPNTPNLRDLQEESFINDLFLAIKPLTSKPIILKISPDMSIEKSLQICTTAIKNGANGIILTNTTIDYSLSKNAKNFGGISGQLLKNRSKTLLKELAKELFGKTILISSGGINNADEAYERIKLGANLVQIYTAFIYNGPKICYNINSKLAEMIEQDGYKNISQAVGVNLK; from the coding sequence ATGCAATATAATACTATAAAAAATATATTTTTTAAATTTGATCCAGAAAATGCACACCATATAGCAGAAATTGGCTTAAAAACCGCATCAAAATTTCCATTTGCTTTAAATATACTCAAAAAAAATTTTACCTATAAAAATGAAATTTTAAATCAAAATATATTTGGACTAAATTTTCCAAATCCAATTGGCATTGCCGGAGGATTTGATAAAAATGCGACTATGATAAAATCTCTTTTTGCACTTGGTTACGGGCATATTGAATATGGCACACTAACCCCAAAACCACAAAGCGGAAATGCTAAACCAAGATTATTTAGACTTATAGAAGAAGAAAGCATTCAAAATGCAATGGGATTTAACAATGATGGCTCAGTAGTTATAAAAAATAGGATTGAAGATATTTATCCATTTGAGATACCAATTTTTTGCAATATAGGCAAAAACAAAATCACACCAAATGCTGAAGCCGTAAATGATTATATAAATTTAGTTAAAATTTTTAGCGAAATTAGTGATGCTTTTGTCATAAACATAAGTTCGCCAAACACGCCAAATTTAAGAGACTTACAAGAAGAAAGTTTTATAAATGATCTGTTTTTAGCTATAAAACCGCTAACAAGCAAACCAATTATCTTAAAAATATCTCCTGATATGAGTATAGAAAAAAGTTTGCAAATATGCACAACTGCTATAAAAAATGGAGCAAATGGCATAATACTAACAAATACAACCATTGATTATTCTCTAAGTAAAAATGCTAAAAATTTTGGAGGCATTAGCGGACAACTTCTAAAAAACAGATCAAAAACACTTTTAAAAGAACTTGCAAAAGAGCTTTTTGGTAAAACCATACTAATTAGTTCTGGCGGTATAAATAACGCAGATGAAGCTTATGAAAGAATTAAACTTGGAGCAAATTTGGTGCAAATTTACACAGCTTTTATATATAATGGACCTAAAATTTGCTATAACATAAACTCAAAACTTGCAGAAATGATAGAACAAGATGGATATAAAAATATATCGCAAGCAGTCGGAGTAAATTTAAAATAA
- a CDS encoding M16 family metallopeptidase, translating into MLNKFNKKILKNKMEIYHIPVNIGSNVISVDIFYKVGSRNEIMGKSGIAHMLEHLNFKSTKNLKAGEFDEIVKGFGGIDNASTGFDYTHYFIKCSKQNLEKSLYLFSEIMENLNLKDSEFQPERDVVLEERRWRTDNTPMGYLYFRLFNHAFLHHPYHWTPIGFYDDIQNWSIKDIKNFHSTFYQPQNAFLIVSGDIDKKSVFDLSKKYFEHIKNKSAIPNVICQEPLQDGAKKIYLTKQSDVEMIAIAYKIPPFNHEDSVCLEGLSEYLSNGKSSLLQRVLVDEKKLVNQIYAYNMDNIDESLFIIIAICNNEIKAELVEKEINLLIEKTKNDTISKDDFTKIKNSIKAELIYSLQSASKVSSLYGSYIAKGDLEPLLNLESKIEALDSKMLQKCAQKYFVKHTSTTVILRKENK; encoded by the coding sequence ATGCTTAATAAATTTAATAAAAAAATACTAAAAAATAAAATGGAAATTTATCACATACCTGTAAATATTGGCTCAAATGTGATAAGTGTCGATATATTTTATAAAGTTGGTTCAAGAAATGAAATAATGGGAAAAAGCGGAATAGCCCATATGCTAGAACATCTAAATTTTAAATCAACTAAAAACTTAAAAGCTGGCGAATTTGATGAAATAGTTAAGGGTTTTGGCGGGATTGATAATGCATCAACTGGTTTTGATTATACACACTATTTTATAAAATGTTCAAAACAAAATTTAGAAAAATCTCTATATCTTTTTAGCGAAATTATGGAAAATTTAAATTTAAAAGATAGCGAATTTCAACCAGAAAGAGATGTTGTTTTAGAAGAAAGAAGATGGAGAACTGATAATACGCCTATGGGATATCTATATTTTAGGCTTTTTAATCACGCATTTTTGCATCATCCATACCATTGGACACCAATCGGATTTTACGATGATATACAAAACTGGAGCATAAAAGACATTAAAAACTTTCACTCTACTTTTTATCAACCACAAAATGCATTTTTAATAGTAAGTGGCGATATAGACAAAAAAAGTGTTTTTGATCTAAGTAAAAAATATTTTGAGCATATAAAAAACAAATCAGCAATACCAAATGTCATATGCCAAGAACCATTACAAGATGGTGCAAAAAAAATCTATCTAACAAAGCAAAGTGATGTTGAGATGATAGCAATAGCTTATAAAATACCACCTTTTAATCACGAAGATAGCGTTTGTCTAGAAGGATTAAGTGAGTATTTAAGTAATGGAAAAAGCTCACTTTTACAAAGAGTTTTAGTAGATGAAAAAAAACTAGTAAATCAAATTTATGCTTACAATATGGACAATATTGATGAGAGTCTTTTTATAATAATAGCAATTTGCAACAATGAAATCAAAGCAGAGCTTGTAGAAAAAGAGATAAATTTATTGATAGAAAAAACAAAAAATGATACAATAAGCAAAGATGATTTTACCAAAATCAAAAATAGCATAAAAGCAGAACTTATCTACTCTCTCCAAAGTGCTAGTAAAGTTAGTTCTCTTTATGGTAGTTATATAGCAAAAGGTGATTTGGAGCCACTTTTAAACTTAGAGAGTAAAATTGAGGCATTAGATTCTAAAATGTTGCAAAAATGTGCACAAAAATATTTTGTCAAACATACATCAACAACAGTAATTTTAAGAAAGGAAAACAAGTGA
- the dapA gene encoding 4-hydroxy-tetrahydrodipicolinate synthase yields MTAIITPFKNGKIDEDTYAKLIKRQIANGIDCVVPAGTTGESATLTHDEHRTCIEIAVELCKGTNTKVLAGAGSNATHEAISLAKFAQEQGADGILSVTPYYNKPTQEGLYRHYSEISKNVDIPVLLYNVPGRTGCDIQTGTAIRLFNDCQNIYGVKEASGNIDKCVDLLAHEPNMVVMSGEDAINYPILSNGGKGVISVTSNLLPDYTARLTHFALDEQFSKAKAINDKLYNINKIMFCESNPIPIKASMFIAGLIPVLEYRLPLCEPSNENMKKIENIMKQYHIKGF; encoded by the coding sequence ATGACCGCCATAATTACTCCTTTTAAAAATGGGAAAATAGATGAGGATACCTATGCTAAACTCATAAAAAGACAGATAGCAAATGGCATTGATTGTGTTGTTCCTGCTGGAACAACTGGCGAGAGTGCAACACTAACTCATGATGAACACAGAACTTGCATTGAAATTGCAGTTGAACTATGCAAAGGAACAAATACTAAAGTTTTAGCAGGTGCTGGAAGTAATGCAACGCATGAAGCTATATCTTTGGCTAAATTTGCTCAAGAACAAGGCGCAGATGGTATACTTTCTGTTACACCTTATTATAATAAACCTACACAAGAAGGTCTTTATAGACATTATAGTGAAATTTCAAAAAATGTAGATATACCAGTTTTATTATATAATGTTCCAGGAAGAACTGGCTGTGATATACAAACTGGTACTGCTATAAGACTATTTAATGATTGCCAAAATATTTATGGCGTTAAAGAAGCTAGTGGAAATATAGATAAATGCGTTGATTTACTAGCACATGAGCCAAATATGGTTGTTATGAGTGGAGAAGATGCAATAAACTATCCAATTTTAAGCAATGGTGGCAAAGGTGTAATTTCTGTAACTTCAAATTTATTGCCAGATTATACAGCTAGACTTACTCATTTTGCACTAGATGAACAATTTTCAAAAGCAAAAGCTATAAATGACAAACTATACAACATAAATAAAATAATGTTTTGCGAAAGCAATCCTATACCAATAAAAGCCTCTATGTTTATAGCAGGATTAATACCTGTGCTTGAGTATAGATTGCCACTTTGTGAACCTAGTAATGAAAATATGAAAAAAATTGAAAATATTATGAAACAATACCATATAAAAGGATTTTAA
- a CDS encoding enoyl-ACP reductase, translating into MDNFYKDKTLVISGGTRGIGRAILLKFAKAGANIAFTYNSNEELAQTQVKELEKEYNIKARCYALNILEPETYKELFLKIDEDFDRVDFFISNAIISGRAVAGGYTKFMKLKPRGINNIFTATVNAFVVGAQEAAKRMEKVGGGSIISISSTGNRVFIENYSGHGTCKAAVEAMVRYAATELGEKNIRVNAVSGGPIDTDALKAFTNYEEVRDITAKLSPLGRMGQPEDLAGACLFLCSKDASWVTGHTLIIDGGTTFK; encoded by the coding sequence ATGGATAATTTTTACAAAGATAAAACACTAGTTATAAGCGGTGGAACGAGAGGAATTGGCAGAGCCATACTACTTAAATTTGCTAAAGCTGGTGCAAACATAGCTTTTACTTACAATTCTAATGAAGAGTTAGCACAAACACAAGTAAAAGAGTTAGAAAAAGAATATAATATAAAAGCAAGATGTTATGCGTTAAACATACTAGAACCAGAAACATATAAAGAGCTTTTTTTAAAAATTGATGAAGATTTTGATAGAGTAGATTTTTTTATCTCAAATGCTATAATTTCAGGGCGTGCAGTTGCTGGAGGATATACTAAATTTATGAAATTAAAACCAAGAGGCATAAATAATATTTTTACAGCAACAGTCAACGCTTTTGTAGTTGGTGCACAAGAGGCTGCAAAAAGGATGGAAAAAGTTGGTGGCGGATCAATAATATCCATAAGCTCAACTGGAAATAGAGTTTTTATAGAGAATTATTCAGGTCATGGAACTTGTAAAGCAGCGGTTGAAGCAATGGTAAGATACGCAGCAACTGAGCTTGGAGAAAAAAACATCAGAGTAAATGCAGTTAGCGGTGGACCAATAGATACAGATGCTTTAAAAGCATTTACAAATTATGAAGAAGTAAGAGATATTACAGCCAAACTTAGCCCACTTGGTAGAATGGGTCAACCAGAAGATTTAGCTGGAGCATGTCTGTTTTTATGCTCAAAAGATGCTAGTTGGGTAACTGGGCATACATTGATAATAGACGGCGGAACCACATTTAAATAA
- the pgsA gene encoding CDP-diacylglycerol--glycerol-3-phosphate 3-phosphatidyltransferase, whose translation MLNIPNILAFARIFLAPLMFYILLEIKNPTIHISWLNYFATLVFVIASITDFFDGYIARNWKQTTKLGEIIDPLADKMLTLAAFMGLMMIGRANPWAVYLILVREFFITGFRVFLASDGVKVAASMTGKVKTVFQMIAIGFLCMNWYGGSILLWIAVGLTLYSGFEYINGYCKHLNQKK comes from the coding sequence ATGTTAAACATACCAAATATTTTAGCTTTTGCAAGGATTTTCCTTGCACCACTTATGTTTTATATACTTCTTGAGATAAAAAATCCAACTATTCACATAAGCTGGTTAAATTATTTTGCTACACTTGTTTTTGTTATAGCATCTATTACTGATTTTTTTGATGGTTATATAGCAAGAAATTGGAAACAAACAACAAAACTAGGAGAAATCATTGATCCATTAGCAGATAAAATGTTAACATTAGCTGCATTTATGGGTCTTATGATGATAGGTAGAGCAAATCCATGGGCTGTTTATTTGATATTGGTAAGAGAGTTTTTCATAACAGGCTTTAGAGTTTTTCTCGCAAGCGATGGAGTGAAAGTAGCTGCTTCTATGACTGGAAAAGTAAAAACTGTTTTTCAAATGATAGCAATAGGTTTTTTATGTATGAATTGGTATGGCGGATCTATTTTACTATGGATAGCGGTTGGACTAACTTTATATTCTGGTTTTGAATACATAAATGGATACTGCAAACATCTAAACCAAAAAAAATAA
- the flgB gene encoding flagellar basal body rod protein FlgB: MFAGINTTKAKPLLEQALSGRNLRNQLISSNLANVSTPFYKARDVDFESALKEKVEEIYNNKQNQILQLAQTNDAHFPRVDFPKNSFGTIYLRDGHMARNDANTVDLDVETSEMSKNAMMISAIDAALSKSGAIFKAVIEASGKI; the protein is encoded by the coding sequence ATGTTTGCAGGAATAAATACGACCAAAGCAAAACCACTTTTAGAACAAGCGTTATCTGGTAGAAATTTAAGAAATCAGCTCATATCTAGCAATCTAGCAAATGTAAGCACACCTTTTTATAAAGCAAGAGATGTTGATTTTGAATCTGCTTTAAAAGAAAAAGTTGAAGAAATATATAACAATAAACAAAATCAAATATTGCAATTAGCTCAGACAAACGACGCCCATTTTCCAAGAGTTGATTTTCCAAAAAATAGTTTTGGAACAATTTATCTAAGAGATGGTCATATGGCTAGAAATGATGCAAACACGGTTGACTTAGATGTAGAAACTTCAGAAATGAGTAAAAATGCAATGATGATAAGTGCTATAGATGCCGCACTTAGTAAAAGTGGTGCGATATTTAAGGCAGTAATCGAAGCAAGCGGTAAAATTTAA
- the flgC gene encoding flagellar basal body rod protein FlgC — protein sequence MAYLSDFDISGYGLSAQRFRMNVISSNIANSQTTRTAEGGPYRRREVIFKAFDFNKELNNQIKKSHNMLEYSNPLDDSDSPKNGDPSIMSVVVDKIVRDDKDFIMKYDPSHPDANTRGYVAYPNINPVIEMSDLIEATRAYQANVSAFQTTKSITQSAIDLLKG from the coding sequence ATGGCATATTTAAGTGATTTTGATATAAGTGGATATGGTCTTAGTGCACAAAGATTTAGAATGAATGTGATTAGCTCAAATATAGCTAACTCTCAAACCACAAGAACAGCAGAAGGTGGTCCTTATAGAAGAAGAGAAGTTATATTTAAAGCATTTGATTTTAACAAAGAACTAAATAATCAGATTAAAAAAAGCCATAATATGTTAGAATACTCAAATCCACTTGATGATTCAGACTCACCAAAAAATGGCGACCCATCTATCATGAGTGTAGTAGTTGATAAGATAGTAAGAGACGATAAGGATTTTATAATGAAATATGACCCATCTCATCCAGATGCAAATACAAGAGGATATGTTGCATATCCAAATATAAATCCAGTTATCGAAATGTCTGATCTTATAGAAGCAACAAGAGCGTATCAAGCAAATGTGTCAGCTTTCCAAACAACAAAAAGCATAACACAAAGTGCGATAGATTTATTAAAAGGATAA
- the fliE gene encoding flagellar hook-basal body complex protein FliE, with product MNNINKIDLNTHIGDKNLNKTSSNSGEFSKMLDNSLKELNEVQINADKALADLATGEVKDLHQAALAISKAETSMKLMLEIRNKALSAYKEISRTQL from the coding sequence ATGAATAATATAAACAAAATAGATCTTAATACACACATAGGTGATAAAAATTTAAATAAAACTTCATCAAATAGTGGAGAATTTTCTAAAATGCTTGATAACTCCTTAAAAGAGTTAAACGAAGTTCAAATAAATGCAGATAAAGCTTTAGCAGATCTTGCAACAGGGGAAGTAAAAGATTTACATCAAGCAGCCCTTGCTATAAGCAAAGCAGAAACAAGCATGAAATTAATGTTAGAAATAAGAAACAAAGCATTAAGCGCATATAAAGAGATATCAAGAACACAATTATAA